taaaaaaaatatatatatatatatatatataatatatacatgtgatatttttttattttattttattttattttttttgtgtttctCAGTTCTGTgcatttcatttatataaggaaataaaaaaaaaaaaaaaaaaaatttacagacgtgaatataaatatatgctatatgaaattatatatatatatatatatataatattatattttattcctttctttctttatatgctatgcaaaaaaaatttgtctGCCCAAAGAAaatggaaataataaatatatatatataatatatatattatacatataatatatattatattttacctGTTAAAAACTATTAAATGGGGGGCgcttatttcttttaattttttttattaataaccaatatatttaaaatactaaaaaaaatatatacataataaaaaatgttacGCAAAATGTTGTGtaacaaagaaaaaatatatatatatatatatatatatatatatatatatatatatacataaatatatacacatatatatattattataatatttctttttattttccttacatcctttattttctttttgtggTTTCCTCGAATTAAAAACGAATCCGGTTTTTCAATGACGTCACTATTGCATATACTTTTAATTTCTCTTTTAAGAatcttcaaaaaaataaatcacacaatgaaataaagaaaaaataaaactgtTCTTAttgacatatatatagtctacttttataatcatacattaatttatatatatatgtatatatatatattttttttttttttttttatttttgttgaCTTACTTCTTTGTTTCCcttaatttttcttataacAGTTATAACcagatttttattatttttgtattttaaaaaaacaggCAAATTATCTGACGCTATatgatgagaaaaaaaaaaaataaatctacATATGGTTACTCACAAATACATAAggtttatatgtatgtatttatttatatattttatcttattaatataatgcTGTTATAATGTAATACCTGTTCTCCTTATATAAAAGGGTatcttgtttattttttttttgtaagaatttaaatattcattgTATATACTAAAATATGATTTTGGTGtatgcatatatttaaaaaaattcattctttttaaaaacatagagttcaaaataaaatatgtaaagtaaataaatatatatatatataatcaaatatataacatttttattgaaatattatatatatatatatatatatatataaataaattttttttttttttttttttttttttttgtcatgtggtaaaatataaatatcatattatacacatataaatatatataatatatatatataatatttttatttttgattatataaattcaatATTGTAGGCACGATACTctaacaataaataaataaaacaaatacacTCATAcgaaaaagataaatatatctttatatttatctttatatttatatttgtgcttatcacaatttatatataatcattgttaattattttaaaatcttTCTAAAAATTCCATATATATGacttatatatacatacaacatatcaacaatatattatatatatatatatatatatatatatatatttatatatttatattttcttttatataataagaacagaaaaaaaaaaaaaacaaaagtaTGCATTTCTTTAATAAGAAAGGCCACTTTAATTGTGTGAAAacatataagaataatataaaaacaattataaataataaaaagaaaggagatgattatttatttttgaataagataaaatataaagaaaaaaagaaaatatgttttaaaaatatatttttaccaGTATGTGTACTAAATTTTAGTATATTCTCTTttactttatataattattttaaaaaaaatgaagaaaattatttttatacaaatGAAATTACAGCTATAgatcattttgttttatatgaCTTCATAAGTATTTTGggtgtaaataatatatctatatatttaaaaaataaattttatgaaaaattatttctgaatattcaaaatgaagaatatattCCAAAGCAAAATTCTTTATTGGGTTTAATTGAAaccatttataaaaataaaaataaatataataaaaaaaataaaataaaactttCTAGTGATATCAATCCtaagaatgataatataaaagaagaacacaataaacaaaatgattattatattaatgagacatatgatgatataaataacaatacaaataataaaaacatatctatgaatataaatatgaataataaaaatattataaataatccTTATTATGatccttttatatattttctttttgaaaatataaaaaataataatataaatcatacTAAAAAGAAAATCTTATCATCcatcttattttattatattacctATTCACaagattatttatatttatcatatgatCAAATATTACAGCTTGTATACAACcctaatttattttataacttACATAATAGAGAGGAAATTATATCTTAccttcttttaaaaattttaaaaaatgaaacatgTATTGAGCAAATATATCTAAacgaaaaaaatatcatacataaatatattcaaatgaaaaagaaaaaaaagaatcacACAGAAGCAGAGAAGAATGATTCTATAGATATAGAGAAGGATGAGAAGCATATGGACACAATAAAAGAttctattatttcttttcttcttaaTAACAATGTAGAtgagaatgaaaaaaatattacctcatcaaataataataataataataataataataataatattgatagtAATTTGTTTGAGTTACCTATTTATAAATGGCGTATTTATAAACTTTATAAatctttcaaaaaaaatgaagaaaattattataaacaacAAGGATTAGAAGTACTACAAAAATAtctttacaaaataaattcatcatatattatagaaaataataataaaaaaattgtaaaagagaaatataataatattatgaataaaatcTATTGGAAATTTTTTGAGAATACtatattttatacttttattttttcatttgttttacataatattaattcaaaagaatataatataaaaacatatctttatatgtttaaagatatatataaaagtatatatactAATGTACTTATAAATTCCTCTTTCTTAATACAAAAATCGATTCTtaacaatataaatgaaaataaaaaaacaaataaatttattttaacttccttgtcatttaatatatttaattcattcatattgtcattatcaatatatagGTGTAAATATGGTAATcctccaaaaaaaaataaataaaataaaaaaaaataaaatattaaaaatgtataaacatatacatacatatatttatatatatatatttttttattctttcagCTGTGGTTCCTCTTTTATTTTCACAGGTTGTGAaggataattattttctatgattgaatttattttttttgtcaagaaaaaaaaaacagtttTTAAAAgggatatattaaaaaaaaaaaataaaataaaaaataaacatatatccacaatataaatataaatatatatatattgtatacatttttataggATCCTTTTGTCTATGTTTTACATGCTTCACTTacatatcaaaaaaatttatatatatatatatatatatatatatatatttatttatttatttatatttatatcctttttatattaaaaaggaaatgatctttttcattttctgtCATCATTTTAGTGATTATATCATtagaattaataatttttttaaagaaaattttttgGTCCACACAATTACTTTCTTcgttataataatttataagatTATTTTTGTCgtttatagaaatatttttttttttttcatctggATATTCTTTTGATAACAGtttgaatttttttgtatatgtattatttgattctaatttttttttttgttctttactttgtatttcttctttcagagtatcattttttatttttatatctatatgttCATGAGCCTTTTGATTTTTGAAtgtttcaaatatattagaaTTATTAGAATTATTAGAATTATTAGAATATTGATTTAgcatttctttttgtttgttttttttatttttatataataataagaaattatcaaaattatattgtaatatatctttttcgtttatattattactattaatattatgatcttccttgtatttatttattttttttattttttgtatatattttttatataacatttcaTCATATTGTAAATCTAGATcgttatcattttttttgtcgTTATGTTTTATGTTTGTATGTTCTGAATACCCcttattttcttcaaaacaattattattataattattattgttactattaatatgattgttcattttattatcattgttcattttattatcattgttCATTTCATTATCATTGTTGTTATTGTTGGTGGTctctattatattatttgttttcatATCATTCTCATCATatagtttatataatttaaagtggttcaaattttttattttgtcatGACCccccttatatatattattttcaagaATATCTACAGagaaattttcattttgaatatatttctcattacatttaattatatcttcctctttatttatatcattattattctgTATGTACTCataatttgttattttttggTCTTCCTCATCATGTTTTTTATCAATATGAAGAGATGAactatatgtaatattattacttctTGTGTTACTCGATATATAATTTGATCCTATAGCTTTACACATACTTTCGTTTCTCatcatattttctatatcctttttaaatatttttttgtcataTTTATTAAGACCTACATAAGTAGATGTATCCTCACCAGTTCTATTATTCATCTGATCTATAATCATAGTGTTTTTATATTGATCATGTctagataataatttattgtattctttcatattttcattattgatgttctcttcttttaataaatgaaaagaattgttacttttatttatgtCTTGAACCTTTGAAATATAAACAGGAAGGTTACTTATagattttcttttattttctatgtttttataaatagtTTTGAGTCtttcatttataataaataaaccatacatattacttttatttttatatttattcaacaAATAGGAATCAAAATTAAAATTCTGTTTCTCATTCTTAATAGTGTCATTTGCATATATAAACTGATTCATATGATTATGTGATACATTTGAAGAAGAGAattcataatttaatatgttttgtttattatttatattatgatccTTCATAGatgttataatatcattactTGTATCTCTATAATCGtgatttctatatatatgataatcatTTATgatagtattattattttcttttttttttaactctAAAGGGGTATGACctattaattcattttttgtaTTCGCAGGTGACAAAATATTTGGATTATCATTACTTTgaatatctatttttttataattcggatttttttttaaaaaattagaaagtttatatctcatttttttatatgattctTCATcagaatttataaaataatttcccTTCTTTTCTTCATCGttcatatgataattattctCTCCCATTTggttttttataaaagagTTATTAAATTTGATTTTTTCAACATTTTCAAAAtgatttgtatttatattttgctcatatattttttcttcctttttttttttttttatttgatctTTTAAAAGGAGAGAGACATCACTATTaccatcatcattattatattgtgtgacatatttattttttatttctttgtctttaaaaatattactattGCTGAAGCTGAATACGTTGCATTTATTTTTAGAGTTATAGAGAttcatatcatataaatatttattgctgaataattcttttttataaatatgattattaCTATCCATATTATGATCATaagatataatttttttttttttttttttttttgttatatttatattggaTATTTCAGGTGTGtctatataattatctaaataatttatatcatttttatatttatttgtatttgtatgtatatttatattttcatttgaataaagattatttttttccactttatttttttcatttatttgttgTATCACATTTGATAAATTGAATTGTATCTTTTTGTCTTCATTTATAGAATCCATATTGTAAGAACAATtgttatcttttttattttcttcattttttattagttCATTATGTCTTATGGATATAatttcatttgtttttttattatcttcaatAATCATATGAGGTATTTTCTTAtctttatttgaattataatatttatcataacTACTTGTGCGACTATAAGAAGCACTAAGACTACAAgaatgaagatgatgataattattattaatattaatattattgatatttttattatttttaatattattaatatttttattatttgtaatatcaCCATTAGTATCATTCTTATTTTTGTCATAATTATTACAACTTTTATGTCGTCTTCTTATGGTATCTTTTTCAACTTgcttatgattattttttttattcatattaatatgtagcaaattttttttttcttcatttgatGATATTAAAGAAGAAGTATAAGAAGAAGAATGTGCCTTTGGTTTTTCTTCAACTTTGcataacataaaatattgttcattggaattattactattatgataattattatctcttttattattattattatctctCTTATTATTATCCATTTTATTATGATGTCCTTCTTTATCTTTTGATATATCCGAATAACTATCATAATCATCACTATAATTCCCccttttttgtttaatatcCTCCTTTgttttcttatataatttttcattacaTACTCTTCTTTGAATAATCAAATcgacattattattttctttcttttctatGTCATTTGAAATATCCTCAGATTTTAAATAATCCTTTAAATctttatccttttttttttttttttttgacaaATGGTTATTTCCTTTTCTCTGCCTTTCAAGATCATTAGATAGATTATCATTTGTtatagtattattataattgatATAATTTTCAAACTTTAAACTGTTactatttaaaaaaacatgcttgtttatatttttttctttttctaaagattgttcttcatttttttttatataattatcatcagttatattatatgtgtgatcttttttttcatctttgtCTTGATCATCTGTCGAATCTGTCAAATCTGTAGAATagattttaattttatcatcGTCCCCTTTGATACttaagaaattattattaaatatatcattttctttttttaaatacatattttcattttttaatgtgataattattttatcttttttccTTAGAtcttcatttaaattattatttcttttttttaatttatctatattattttgaagacatattatatcattttgataatctttaattttttgtgtAAGATTATTCTTATCTATTTCATTcatatctttttcttttattaaatctTCATACACATTTTTTACAAGCAAGATATCATTAACTATATTTGTTATTGTATCATTTTTCtgattaataatattttgaagattcttattttcttcttcatactcttttattgtatttattaaagtatttattttctctttcatatcattcatattcTGTGTCCATACTTTTTCGTTGTtacaatatttttctttatcttttttataattctctGCTAAAAggttatattcatttatttttttattcacttcttcttctttttcttgttcggccttttttataatatcatccTTTTCTTGCTCCGccctttttataatatcttcCTTTTCTTGTTCGcccttttttataatatcttctttttcttgcTCAgcctttattataatatcttctttttcttgcTCAgcctttattataatatcttctttttcttgcTCCGCCcttttaattatatcatcCTTTTCTTGCTTTGctccttttattatatcttccTTTTCTTGCTCCGCCCTTTTTATTAAGTCTTCCTTTTCTTGATCCGccctttttattaattcttcCTTTTCTTGCTCCGccctttttataatatcttcttgatgttccttttttttcttctcctCTACATATAACTCctcatatttctttatttgtaTGATTGTGTCTCTTTCTTGTGTctctatttttttcttaaaaaatatatctttatcatCAATTTCTTGTTTAAACAAATTCAATTGTCTCTCGTAAGATTCTTTCAACTTGgatatttcttcattatgtatattagttatatttattatttcatgtTTCATTTCTTCTATGCTTTTATGAACAAtaagatatttattttcaataagatttttttcttcactgagtttttgttctttttctaATGAGGCATCTAATAATGTCTTTAATTCGTATactttattttgtaaataaataatatcatagttataataatcattatcTTCATAATTGTCATTATAAAtgatatcattattatgacatatgacatttttattatcacagttgtcatttttattatcactgttgtcatttttattattacagaTGACATCTTTGTCACTCGtcttattattcttattatctCCTTTCTGatgattattcatataaataccCTCATTCATTTCATAAGAAttatctttctttttatatatatccttaTTATCTTCATATGGAGAATCTAACTGTATTTTTTCCTCCTCATGTATATTATtgaaagaatataaataatctttcttttctttaaattttgaaatattaaaaaagtatTTTTCTTTTGACCCTATTTTCTTTGAActgtttattaaataatgttgattatttatattatcattattatttattatatcttctttatttctatttattttgttattatttaatattatttcattacTTATTCCTAATTCATACTGTTCATCAAAAATGtcaataaattttaatttcttttcattctccatcttattatttttttcgagtgaacttttttttttctcttcacttgtaataataaaagcaTTCTCGTTTTTTTGgttcttttgtttttttttttttaaaacctCAGAAGGAGACTCGTAAGCATCCATATTGTATATTTCattgtaatataaaaaataaaataaaataaaaaaaataaaataaaaaaaaataaaataaaataaaataaaataaaaaaaataaaatgtattatttaaatggtATATTAAgtgtaatagtaataataaaaaaaaaaaaaaaaaaaaaaagacactaaaaataaaaaaatatataatattttattttattttatttttatggtataaaaaaaaaaaaaaaaaatatacacatataaataatatttatatatatattataatatataaattgattacttttcaaataaaaaaaaatattcatacatatatttttattatatttcagaatgtaacaaaatttatttttaataattaaaaaaaaagaaattgaaaCCGTTACATGTGTACATATAATacacataataatttattttattattttgcaCTTAAgttttaagaatatataaataaataaataaatattatatgtgttatataaaaatatgtgaaAGAAcgattattattacataatattttttatattatttaatttaagtttcttattttgaaaaaaaaaaaaaaatatacatataaatataaataaataaatatatatatatatatatataatatgaaaacacaattttgataattttaaaaaatatacaaaaaaaataaaaaatataataatataataatataacaaattagTATGTAAACTTGTGAATTCTAATTGTCTCTTAAGCATTATtccaaatataaaaaggcaaggtcatttttcttattttttattatttttattttattttattttttttccccttttcatttgtattaagaattatatgtttaatgTATCCACTCCTGAAACAACATTTggtgttatataaataattacatTGATAGGTTCCCATTATTTGATATTAtacaaattttatttattcatactatgctttaaatatatacatatatacacatatatatatatatttatatatatatattatttacttatattattcttgTTGTTTAAATTTTCTAGAAATTTTTCTCTCTCCTTTTTCAactgaataataatatgagaaAGAATTTTTGGACTTACTCCATACTCACACAATTGAACTAATATAACTATAGTTTCTTTATCCAGATtaacatttaaaatatttgagATTTCATAAATAATTTCAATGGCCTCTTTCTTTGCTTCTTTGTCATTCATcattattcaaatatatatatatatatatttatatatttataaattgtaTGTtcgatattttatttgtcataaattaaatatatatatatatatatattaacagtatttatatgtgtgtgaTATAAAGCTGATAATTATATCtttagaaaaaattaaatttttattacatatttttataaaaatcctcaatttttctctttatcacacatatataatatatatatatataattaatttttttttttttataatgtgtaaagattattaaatgaagataTCAACTCagaataacatataaatgtattatatatatgtattatattatatttatgttattttattatttttttaatatataatttattttttcattttagcatatgcacatataaattaaagtataaacataatattaaatatataaatatatatgtatatatttatatatatatattatatttatggtattttattttattttattttatttttttttttttaatgtatatatgtttattatacatataaacttcttcacatatataaataaatatatattatatatatattttttatatttatatttatttgtgtaAATTAA
This region of Plasmodium sp. gorilla clade G2 genome assembly, chromosome: 13 genomic DNA includes:
- a CDS encoding mitochondrial ribosomal protein L49 precursor, putative, translated to MNFFKYMHTPKSYFSIYNEYLNSYKKKINKIPFYIRRTASDNLPVFLKYKNNKNLVITVIRKIKGNKEILKREIKSICNSDVIEKPDSFLIRGNHKKKIKDYFKYIGY
- a CDS encoding mitotic-spindle organizing protein 1, putative gives rise to the protein MNDKEAKKEAIEIIYEISNILNVNLDKETIVILVQLCEYGVSPKILSHIIIQLKKEREKFLENLNNKNNISK